A genomic region of Antennarius striatus isolate MH-2024 chromosome 2, ASM4005453v1, whole genome shotgun sequence contains the following coding sequences:
- the LOC137601947 gene encoding uncharacterized protein — protein MADSEGTNFEDTTYQNLLLLGAIAAASAFVVTILIVLVCVGCQRKTKSKHPPAGEKGTSVNMQGALRHPKLNSMSKSDTRLHEINRFPCNGNSVSKSRPASMDLLLLHSRRSQTDLRPSHGRQLPQIPTSPQGSSQGGGGRGETGGDGGGGGGGGGGGGGGGGGGGETREHTYTEVGLRNNSTPTHCLDDGLYESVGVREGDGVPKAPSAPPPTSSNTPAAARVNQSPPAQANGGRMGSSQGNGGRGNGSINGTMTGRGVSGVNRSPLSSVNSLTIQEPTAAEYASIRKFRKVDKTNRKENNGADTQSDSQSSVSDSPSAVPPPLHRSQELPRKPLEPFHLHSFPKEAVFMGNGEQYIWKPPEEDDIITLHPPPLRGENLQGHPSPPSAKEIAETYSIVCKSQKKKPFENNGSKTLPRSFGGDRSTGSRVRGVQGPARSQEEPCYEPVGDRSWSTCAVAEPDHAYAAIDTPRKREQAGTNNSTAGGNATLKRKKQMPPQPTAPAAPQGSGNPPTPARGLPGGENLYETVGDGKPGGSSSSTTTIFTFNDGMEMYVTGL, from the exons ATGGCTGACAGTGAGGGGACGAATTTTGAGGACACTACCTACCAAAACTTACTCCTCCTGGGAGCCATCGCAGCAGCCTCTGCCTTCGTGGTCACCATCCTTATTGTCCTCGTGTGCGTTGGCTGCCAAAG AAAAACCAAGAGCAAGCACCCCCCAGCTGGAGAGAAAGGGACATCTGTAAATATG CAGGGCGCCCTTCGCCATCCCAAACTGAACTCCATGAGCAAATCTGACACCAGACTGCATGAGATCAATCGCTTTCCCTGCAATGGAAACT CAGTCAGTAAGAGCCGTCCAGCCAGCATggacctcctgctgctccacagCCGACGCTCCCAGACCGACCTGAGGCCCTCCCATGGGCGCCAGCTTCCCCAGATCCCCACCAGTCCCCAGGGTTCAAGTCAaggtgggggaggaagaggggaaacagggggagacgggggaggaggaggaggaggaggaggaggaggaggaggaggaggaggaggaggaggggagacgCGGGAGCACACCTACACAGAAGTTGGCCTACGAAACaactccacccccacccactgCCTGGATGACGGGTTGTATGAGAGTGTAGGTGTGCGGGAGGGGGACGGCGTCCCCAAGGCGCCctctgccccaccccccacctcatCTAACACTCCGGCGGCAGCCAGAGTTAACCAAAGCCCCCCGGCTCAGGCCAACGGAGGTCGCATGGGGAGCAGCCAGGGGAAC GGGGGTCGAGGGAACGGCAGCATCAACGGGACGATGACAGGACGAGGCGTCAGCGGGGTCAACAGGTCCCCTCTGTCATCGGTCAACTCCCTGACCATCCAGGAGCCGACGGCGGCCGAATACGCTTCCATACGGAAGTTCAGGAAG GTTgacaagacaaacaggaaggaaaacaaCGGGGCCGACACCCAGTCAGACAGCCAATCGAGCGTGAGCGATTCCCCCTCCGCCGTTCCTCCTCCGCTCCATCGCAGTCAGGAGTTGCCACGTAAACCGCTGGAGCCATTTCACCTGCACTCCTTCCCCAAG GAGGCGGTGTTCATGGGTAACGGGGAGCAGTACATCTGGAAGCCTCCGGAagaagatgacatcatcaccttaCACCCGCCTCCGCTTCGTGGAGAGAACCTACAGGGGCACCCGTCGCCCCCGAGTGCGAAAGAG ATTGCAGAGACCTACTCTATCGTCTGCAAAAGCCAGAAGAAGAAACCTTTTGAGAACAATGGATCCAAGACCCTCCCGCGCTCCTTTGGTGGGGATAGAAGCACAGGTTCCCGAGTCCGGGGAGTCCAGGGCCCGGCGCGCTCCCAGGAGGAACCCTGCTATGAGCCGGTGGGAGACAGGTCCTGGTCCACGTGTGCGGTGGCCGAGCCCGACCACGCATACGCCGCCATCGACACGCCCCGGAAACGTGAGCAGGCCGGAACCAATAACAGCACGGCGGGAGGGAATGCGActctgaagaggaagaagcagatGCCCCCGCAGCCGACGGCTCCAGCTGCACCTCAGGGCTCAGGTAACCCCCCCACGCCTGCTAGAGGCCTGCCTGGTGGGGAGAACCTCTATGAGACCGTCGGCGATGGGAAaccagggggcagcagctccagcaccaccaccatctTCACCTTCAATGATGGGATGGAGATGTACGTCACCGGCCTGTAG